In one Apteryx mantelli isolate bAptMan1 chromosome 33, bAptMan1.hap1, whole genome shotgun sequence genomic region, the following are encoded:
- the DDIT3 gene encoding DNA damage-inducible transcript 3 protein, whose amino-acid sequence MAAESLPLAGAAGPSALPGWELEAWYQDLQEVLAAAEPGGHHLLPRGAEQEGPAELATLDSTALLWSADGAGAAGCELDAALAAELLELLGPESAAGTEPAAPPPGSASSGSSPAQTGTEDEEGAALGRGAKRKRCSGEATGREPAKRREREQANEQRVLELTAHNERLREEIQRLSTEVERTRAALIDRIVNLRRT is encoded by the exons ATGGCAGCCGAGTCGCTGCCCTTGGCGGGAgctgccggccccagcgccctgcCGGGCTGGGAGCTGGAGGCCTGGTACCAGGACCTGCAGGAGGTGCTGGCGGCTGCCGAGCCCGGCGGGCACCAcctgctgccccggggggccgaacag gaggggccggcggagctgGCCACGCTCGACAGCACGGCCCTGCTGTGGAGCGCGgatggggccggcgcggcgggctgCGAGCTGGACGCTGCCCTGGccgcggagctgctggagctgctggggccAGAGAGTGCGGCGGGCAcggagccggcggcgccgccACCAGGCTCTGCCTCCAGCGGGAGCTCCCCGGCCCAGACGGGCACTGAGGATGAGGAGGGGGCAGCCCTGGGGCGCGGGGCGAAGAGGAAGAGGTGCAGCGGCGAGGCGACGGGCCGGGAGCCGGCCAagcggcgggagcgggagcaAGCGAACGAGCAGCGGGTGCTGGAGCTGACGGCCCACAACGAGCGGCTGCGGGAGGAGATCCAGCGGCTCAGCACCGAAGTGGAGCGCACGCGGGCGGCCCTCATCGACCGCATCGTGAACCTCCGCCGCACCTAG